A region from the Catellatospora sp. TT07R-123 genome encodes:
- a CDS encoding branched-chain amino acid aminotransferase, with amino-acid sequence MSGGGTIDFEIRPSSQPVSATEREALLVNPGFGRIFTDHMVTIRYAEGKGWYDARVEARAPIPLDPATAVLHYAQEIFEGLKAYNRADGKIGLFRPEANASRFVESAHRMAMAPLPTELFLGSIRQLVDIDRAWVPTSTEGSLYLRPFQYASEVFLGVRPAREYLYVLIASPVGPYFSGGVKPVTIWVSNDYTRAAPGGTGAAKCGGNYAAGLAAQAEATERGCDQVVYLDAAERKYIDELGGMNVFLVRRDGTMITPPLNGAILPGITRDSVITLAKEQGYSVEERPVSIDEWRDGARGGEIVEAFACGTAAVLTPIGTVRGTDGDFTMGDGTAGQAATSLRQTLVDIQYGRLPDPHGWTTTI; translated from the coding sequence ATGAGCGGCGGTGGCACGATCGACTTCGAGATCCGTCCGAGTTCACAACCGGTATCGGCCACTGAGCGGGAAGCGCTCCTGGTCAACCCCGGCTTCGGACGCATCTTCACCGACCACATGGTGACGATCCGATACGCCGAGGGCAAGGGCTGGTACGACGCCCGGGTCGAGGCGCGGGCGCCGATCCCGCTCGACCCGGCGACCGCCGTCCTGCACTACGCCCAGGAGATCTTCGAGGGCCTCAAGGCATACAACCGGGCCGACGGCAAGATCGGCCTGTTCCGTCCGGAGGCCAACGCGTCCCGGTTCGTCGAGTCGGCGCACCGGATGGCGATGGCGCCGCTGCCCACCGAGCTGTTCCTCGGCTCGATCCGGCAGCTGGTCGACATCGACCGCGCCTGGGTGCCGACCAGCACCGAGGGCAGCCTCTACCTGCGGCCGTTCCAGTACGCCAGCGAGGTCTTCCTCGGCGTGCGCCCGGCGCGGGAGTACCTGTACGTGCTGATCGCCTCGCCGGTCGGGCCGTACTTCTCCGGCGGGGTCAAGCCGGTGACGATCTGGGTGTCGAACGACTACACCCGGGCGGCGCCCGGCGGCACCGGCGCGGCCAAGTGCGGCGGCAACTACGCCGCCGGTCTGGCCGCCCAGGCCGAGGCGACCGAGCGCGGCTGCGACCAGGTCGTCTACCTCGACGCGGCGGAGCGCAAGTACATCGACGAGCTCGGCGGCATGAACGTGTTCCTGGTGCGCAGGGACGGCACCATGATCACTCCGCCGCTGAACGGCGCGATCCTGCCCGGCATCACCCGCGACTCGGTGATCACGCTGGCCAAGGAGCAGGGCTACTCCGTCGAGGAGCGTCCCGTCTCGATCGACGAGTGGCGGGACGGCGCCCGCGGCGGCGAGATCGTCGAGGCGTTCGCCTGCGGCACGGCCGCCGTGCTGACCCCGATCGGCACCGTCCGCGGCACCGACGGCGACTTCACGATGGGCGACGGCACCGCCGGCCAGGCCGCGACCTCGCTGCGCCAGACCCTGGTCGACATCCAGTACGGCCGCCTCCCCGACCCCCACGGCTGGACCACCACCATCTGA
- a CDS encoding 3-isopropylmalate dehydrogenase — MRIAVVAGDGIGTEVVAEGLKVLDAVLPGVETTAYDLGAARYHRTGEVFPDSVRDELAQHDAILLGAVGDPTVPPGVLERGLLLKLRFDFDQYVNLRPSRLWPNTSGPLAGVKPGEIDFVVVREGTEGLYAGAGGGMHRGTPHEVATEESLNTRHGVERVIRDAFERAGKRPRRKVTMVHKTNVLTHAGGLWARTFAAVAAEFPDITTEYQHVDAAAMFMVTNPQRYDVIVTDNLFGDILTDIAAAVTGGIGLAASGCINPTRAFPSMFEPVHGSAPDIAGQGKADPVAAILSVAMCLEHLGYADEARKVEEAVSTELSGRTPGQTIRTAEVGDRVSVLVA, encoded by the coding sequence ATGCGCATTGCGGTGGTGGCCGGAGACGGGATCGGCACCGAGGTGGTCGCGGAGGGCCTGAAGGTCCTGGACGCGGTGCTGCCAGGTGTGGAGACCACGGCCTATGACCTCGGCGCGGCGCGCTACCACCGCACCGGCGAGGTGTTCCCCGACTCGGTGCGCGACGAGCTGGCCCAGCACGACGCCATCCTGCTCGGCGCCGTCGGCGACCCGACCGTGCCGCCGGGCGTGCTGGAGCGGGGCCTGCTGCTGAAGCTGCGCTTCGACTTCGACCAGTACGTGAACCTGCGCCCCTCGCGCCTGTGGCCGAACACCAGCGGCCCGCTGGCCGGCGTCAAGCCCGGCGAGATCGACTTCGTGGTGGTCCGCGAGGGCACCGAGGGCCTGTACGCGGGCGCCGGCGGCGGCATGCACCGCGGCACCCCGCACGAGGTCGCCACCGAGGAGAGCCTGAACACCCGCCACGGCGTGGAGCGGGTCATCCGCGACGCGTTCGAGCGCGCGGGCAAGCGCCCCCGCCGCAAGGTCACCATGGTCCACAAGACCAACGTGCTGACCCACGCGGGCGGCCTGTGGGCGCGCACGTTCGCCGCGGTGGCGGCGGAGTTCCCCGACATCACCACCGAATACCAGCACGTCGACGCGGCCGCCATGTTCATGGTCACGAACCCGCAGCGCTACGACGTGATCGTCACCGACAACCTGTTCGGCGACATCCTGACCGACATCGCGGCCGCGGTCACCGGCGGCATCGGCCTGGCCGCGAGCGGCTGCATCAACCCGACCCGCGCCTTCCCGTCCATGTTCGAGCCGGTGCACGGCTCGGCGCCGGACATCGCGGGCCAGGGCAAGGCCGACCCGGTGGCGGCGATCCTGTCGGTGGCCATGTGCCTGGAGCACCTGGGCTACGCGGACGAGGCGCGCAAGGTCGAGGAGGCGGTTTCGACCGAACTGTCCGGGCGCACGCCGGGACAGACGATCCGCACGGCTGAGGTCGGCGACCGAGTATCCGTACTCGTAGCATGA
- a CDS encoding GNAT family N-acetyltransferase yields MSDASPTEIVIAPVGLEHLRQVLDLGNRVFDTSVKPYTSWSLTAVAEHLDSGDSACWVALDGETVVGFVLGSQTFELRDDWGYLEWIAVDPAYQGRGIAGRLVNACCEALFEGGASRVVTDVESSNNASATLMSRNGFAPAVTVTLFVRSSQPDAEPARNIPGASKRHLIRSGRLVGDHRPQ; encoded by the coding sequence ATGAGTGATGCGTCGCCGACGGAGATCGTCATCGCGCCGGTCGGGCTGGAGCACCTGCGCCAGGTGCTGGACCTCGGCAACCGGGTGTTCGACACCTCGGTCAAGCCGTACACGTCGTGGTCGCTGACCGCGGTCGCCGAGCATCTCGACAGCGGCGACAGCGCCTGTTGGGTGGCGCTGGACGGCGAGACCGTGGTCGGCTTCGTGCTCGGCTCGCAGACGTTCGAGCTGCGTGACGACTGGGGCTACCTGGAGTGGATCGCGGTGGACCCGGCGTACCAGGGCCGGGGCATCGCCGGGCGCCTGGTGAACGCGTGCTGCGAGGCCCTGTTCGAGGGTGGCGCGAGCCGCGTCGTCACCGACGTCGAGAGCTCGAACAACGCCTCGGCCACCCTGATGTCCCGCAACGGCTTCGCCCCCGCCGTCACGGTGACCCTCTTCGTCCGCAGCAGCCAGCCCGACGCCGAACCCGCCCGCAACATCCCCGGCGCCTCCAAGCGCCACCTCATCCGCAGCGGCCGCCTCGTCGGCGACCACCGCCCCCAGTAG
- the serA gene encoding phosphoglycerate dehydrogenase: MTPVVLIAEELAPAALDVLAYDFDVRHVDGTDRAALLAALAEADAVIVRSATKIDAEAIAAAPRLKVVARAGVGLDNVEVPAATARGVMVVNAPTSNIVSAAEQALALLLAVARNTASASSALKNGEWKRSKYTGVELQGKTVGVVGLGRIGVLFAQRIAAFGTRLIAYDPYVQPARAAQLGVRLVGLEELLRESDFISIHLPKTPETVGLIGAKELQLVKPEVRIINAARGGLIDEDALAEALADGRVAGAGIDVYLKEPCTTSPLFAFDNVVATPHLGASTHEAQDKAGLAVAKSVKLALQGEFVPDAVNVQAGGVVAEEVRPLLPLAEKLGRVFTAIAGGVAASITVEVRGEIVEQHDVSVLKLAASKGLFSSIVEEQVTYVNAPLIAADRGVEINLFTNPEVNEHKNLVTVRGALTDGRTVSVAGAVVSHGLREQIKLTELDGFDLELDAEGNLLFFRYSDRPGVVGAVGTVLGAVGVNIAAMQVARREAGGEALMTLTVDSPVPADLLQRAAENIGAVSVSAVDLTEE; this comes from the coding sequence GTGACTCCCGTCGTTCTCATTGCCGAAGAACTCGCTCCCGCCGCGCTCGACGTGCTGGCGTACGACTTCGACGTGCGTCACGTCGACGGCACCGACCGGGCGGCACTGCTTGCCGCGCTGGCCGAAGCCGACGCCGTGATCGTGCGGAGCGCCACCAAGATCGACGCAGAGGCGATCGCCGCCGCGCCGAGGCTGAAGGTCGTCGCCCGCGCCGGCGTCGGTCTCGACAACGTCGAGGTGCCCGCGGCCACGGCGCGCGGTGTCATGGTCGTGAACGCGCCGACCTCGAACATCGTGTCCGCCGCCGAGCAGGCCCTGGCGCTGCTGCTGGCCGTGGCGCGCAACACCGCGTCGGCGTCGTCGGCCCTGAAGAACGGCGAGTGGAAGCGCTCGAAGTACACCGGCGTCGAGCTCCAGGGCAAGACCGTCGGCGTCGTCGGCCTCGGCCGCATCGGCGTGCTGTTCGCCCAGCGCATCGCCGCCTTCGGCACCCGCCTCATCGCGTACGACCCCTACGTGCAGCCGGCCCGCGCCGCCCAGCTCGGCGTGCGCCTGGTGGGCCTGGAGGAGCTGCTGCGCGAGAGCGACTTCATCTCGATCCACCTGCCGAAGACCCCGGAGACCGTGGGCCTGATCGGCGCCAAGGAGCTCCAGCTCGTCAAGCCCGAGGTGCGCATCATCAACGCCGCGCGCGGCGGTCTGATCGACGAGGACGCGCTGGCCGAGGCGCTGGCCGACGGCCGCGTCGCCGGCGCCGGCATCGACGTGTACCTCAAGGAGCCGTGCACCACGTCGCCGCTGTTCGCCTTCGACAACGTCGTGGCCACCCCGCACCTGGGCGCCTCGACCCACGAGGCGCAGGACAAGGCCGGCCTGGCCGTGGCCAAGAGCGTCAAGCTGGCCCTGCAGGGCGAGTTCGTGCCCGACGCGGTGAACGTGCAGGCCGGCGGTGTCGTCGCCGAGGAGGTGCGGCCGCTGCTGCCGCTGGCCGAGAAGCTCGGCCGGGTCTTCACCGCGATCGCGGGCGGCGTGGCCGCCAGCATCACCGTCGAGGTGCGCGGCGAGATCGTCGAGCAGCACGACGTGTCGGTGCTGAAGCTGGCCGCGAGCAAGGGCCTGTTCAGCTCGATCGTCGAGGAGCAGGTCACCTACGTCAACGCGCCGCTGATCGCGGCCGACCGCGGCGTGGAGATCAACCTGTTCACCAACCCCGAGGTCAACGAGCACAAGAACCTGGTCACGGTGCGCGGCGCGCTCACCGACGGGCGCACCGTCAGCGTCGCGGGCGCGGTGGTCAGCCACGGCCTGCGCGAGCAGATCAAGCTTACCGAGCTCGACGGCTTCGACCTGGAGCTGGACGCCGAGGGCAACCTGCTGTTCTTCCGCTACTCGGACCGTCCGGGCGTGGTCGGCGCGGTCGGCACCGTCCTGGGCGCAGTCGGCGTGAACATCGCGGCGATGCAGGTGGCCCGGCGCGAGGCCGGCGGCGAGGCGCTGATGACGCTGACCGTCGACTCGCCGGTCCCCGCCGACCTGCTGCAGCGCGCGGCGGAGAACATCGGCGCGGTCTCGGTCAGCGCCGTGGATCTCACCGAGGAGTAA
- the ilvC gene encoding ketol-acid reductoisomerase, protein MVEIFYDDDADLSIIQGRKVAVIGYGSQGHAHALSLRDSGVDVRVGLKEGSKSRAKAEEQGLRVLTPAEAAAEADVIMILAPDTAQRFIYAESIAPNLTAGKALFFGHGFNIRYGLITPPADVDVAMVAPKGPGHLVRRQYVDGKGVPCLIAIEQDATGGAQALALSYAKAIGGSRAGVIKTTFKEETETDLFGEQAVLCGGASALVQTGFEVLTEAGYAPEVAYFECLHELKLIVDLMYEGGIARMRYSVSDTAEYGDVTRGPRVIDSRVKEEMKRILGEIQNGEFAREWVAEDDNGRHNFTKLQEQGAVHPIEETGAKLRAMMSWVDRPLTETA, encoded by the coding sequence ATGGTTGAGATCTTCTACGACGACGACGCCGACCTGTCGATCATCCAGGGACGCAAGGTCGCCGTCATCGGGTACGGCAGCCAGGGCCACGCCCACGCGCTGTCGCTGCGGGACTCGGGCGTCGACGTGCGCGTCGGCCTGAAGGAGGGCTCGAAGAGCCGCGCCAAGGCCGAGGAGCAGGGTCTGCGGGTGCTCACCCCCGCCGAGGCGGCCGCCGAGGCCGACGTGATCATGATCCTCGCGCCCGACACCGCGCAGCGCTTCATCTACGCCGAGTCGATCGCGCCGAACCTGACCGCCGGCAAGGCGCTGTTCTTCGGCCACGGCTTCAACATCCGCTACGGCCTGATCACCCCGCCGGCGGACGTGGACGTCGCGATGGTCGCCCCGAAGGGCCCCGGCCACCTGGTGCGCCGCCAGTACGTCGACGGCAAGGGCGTGCCGTGCCTCATCGCCATCGAGCAGGACGCCACCGGCGGCGCGCAGGCGCTGGCGCTGTCGTACGCCAAGGCGATCGGCGGCAGCCGGGCCGGTGTCATCAAGACCACGTTCAAGGAGGAGACCGAGACCGACCTGTTCGGTGAGCAGGCCGTCCTCTGCGGTGGCGCCTCCGCGCTGGTCCAGACCGGGTTCGAGGTGCTGACCGAGGCGGGCTACGCCCCCGAGGTGGCCTACTTCGAGTGCCTGCACGAGCTGAAGCTCATCGTCGACCTCATGTACGAGGGCGGCATCGCCCGCATGCGCTACAGCGTCTCCGACACCGCCGAGTACGGCGACGTCACCCGCGGCCCGCGCGTCATCGACAGCCGGGTCAAGGAGGAGATGAAGCGCATCCTGGGCGAGATCCAGAACGGCGAGTTCGCCCGCGAGTGGGTCGCCGAGGACGACAACGGCCGCCACAACTTCACCAAGCTCCAGGAGCAGGGTGCCGTGCACCCGATCGAGGAGACCGGCGCCAAGCTGCGCGCCATGATGAGCTGGGTCGACCGGCCGCTCACCGAGACCGCCTGA
- the ilvN gene encoding acetolactate synthase small subunit: MSKHTLSVLVENKPGVLARVAGLFSRRGFNIDSLAVGETEHPEVSRITVVVNADEQPLEQVTKQLNKLVNVLKIVELEPSTAVQRELLLVKVRADRPVRSQVLETVELFRAKVVDVAPDALTIEATGTAEKLDALVRDLEPYGIKEMVQSGLVAIGRGSRSITANPALRLAA; encoded by the coding sequence ATGAGCAAGCACACGCTTTCCGTGCTCGTGGAGAACAAACCCGGTGTCCTGGCGCGGGTGGCCGGGCTGTTCTCGCGGCGCGGGTTCAACATCGACTCGCTGGCGGTGGGGGAGACCGAGCACCCCGAGGTCTCCCGGATCACCGTCGTGGTCAACGCCGACGAGCAGCCGCTGGAGCAGGTCACCAAGCAGCTCAACAAGCTCGTGAACGTGCTGAAGATCGTGGAGCTGGAACCCAGCACCGCGGTGCAGCGCGAGCTGCTGCTGGTCAAGGTGCGCGCGGACCGGCCGGTGCGCTCGCAGGTGCTGGAGACGGTCGAGCTGTTCCGGGCGAAGGTCGTCGACGTCGCCCCGGACGCGCTGACCATCGAGGCGACCGGCACCGCCGAGAAGCTGGACGCGCTGGTGCGCGACCTGGAGCCGTACGGCATCAAGGAGATGGTGCAGTCGGGCCTGGTCGCCATCGGCCGCGGCTCGCGCAGCATCACCGCCAACCCCGCCCTTCGTTTGGCTGCCTGA
- a CDS encoding acetolactate synthase large subunit, which yields MTRPSPESLAQRAAAQRSAPPAAPGAQIAPVPCTGAQSLVKSLEALSVEVVFGIPGGAILPAYDPLFDSKVRHILVRHEQGGGHAATGYAQATGKVGVCMATSGPGATNLVTPIADAYMDSVPLVAITGQVARPAIGTDAFQEADIQGITLPITKHNFLVQSPEDLPRVLAEAFHLAATGRPGPVLVDIPKDVLQAQTTFSWPPTLDLPGYRPTLHPHGKQIREAARLITSAKRPVLYVGGGVLKAQATDVLKELAELTGIPVVTTLMARGAFPDSHAQHMGMPGMHGTVSAVYALQRSDLLITLGARFDDRVTGKLDSFAPDAQIIHADIDPAEIGKNRHADVPIVGDVKHVIEELITALKGETHPPRPEWNKQLNDLRTRYPLGWEEPEDGTLAPQYVIKRLGEIAGPDAIYCAGVGQHQMWASQFISYEKPATWLNSGGLGTMGYAVPAAMGAKTGKPDTVVWAIDGDGCFQMTNQELATCALEGIPIKVAVINNGNLGMVRQWQTLFYNERYSNTDLGTHKHRIPDFVKLAEALGCIGMRCESAEDVDKTIEAAMAINDAPVVIDFVVGKDAMVWPMVAAGTSNDEIQFARGVRPNFDEDDI from the coding sequence ATGACTAGACCAAGCCCTGAGTCCCTGGCCCAGCGGGCCGCGGCGCAGCGGTCGGCGCCGCCCGCGGCGCCCGGCGCCCAGATCGCACCTGTTCCGTGCACCGGTGCACAGAGCCTCGTCAAGTCACTGGAGGCGCTCAGCGTAGAGGTGGTGTTCGGCATCCCCGGCGGGGCGATCCTGCCGGCGTACGACCCGCTGTTCGACTCGAAGGTCCGCCACATCCTGGTCCGGCACGAGCAGGGCGGCGGCCACGCGGCCACCGGGTACGCCCAGGCCACCGGCAAGGTCGGCGTGTGCATGGCGACCTCCGGCCCCGGCGCGACGAACCTGGTGACGCCGATCGCCGACGCGTACATGGACTCGGTGCCGCTGGTGGCGATCACCGGCCAGGTCGCCCGGCCCGCGATCGGCACCGACGCCTTCCAGGAGGCGGACATCCAGGGCATCACCCTGCCGATCACCAAGCACAACTTCCTGGTGCAGTCCCCCGAGGACCTGCCCCGGGTGCTGGCCGAGGCGTTCCACCTGGCCGCGACCGGCCGCCCCGGCCCGGTGCTGGTCGACATCCCCAAGGACGTGCTCCAGGCGCAGACCACGTTCAGCTGGCCGCCGACGCTGGACCTGCCCGGCTACCGGCCCACGCTGCACCCGCACGGCAAGCAGATCCGCGAGGCCGCGCGCCTGATCACCTCCGCCAAGCGCCCCGTGCTGTACGTCGGCGGCGGTGTGCTCAAGGCCCAGGCCACCGACGTGCTCAAGGAGCTGGCCGAGCTGACCGGCATCCCGGTGGTGACCACGCTGATGGCGCGCGGGGCGTTCCCCGACTCGCACGCGCAGCACATGGGCATGCCGGGCATGCACGGCACCGTGTCGGCGGTGTACGCGCTCCAGCGCAGCGACCTGCTGATCACCCTGGGCGCGCGCTTCGACGACCGGGTCACCGGCAAGCTGGACAGCTTCGCCCCGGACGCCCAGATCATCCACGCCGACATCGACCCGGCCGAGATCGGCAAGAACCGCCACGCGGACGTGCCGATCGTGGGTGACGTCAAGCACGTGATCGAGGAGCTGATCACGGCGCTGAAGGGCGAGACCCACCCGCCGCGGCCGGAGTGGAACAAGCAGCTCAACGACCTGCGCACCCGCTACCCGCTGGGCTGGGAGGAGCCGGAGGACGGCACCCTGGCCCCGCAGTACGTGATCAAGCGGCTGGGCGAGATCGCCGGGCCGGACGCGATCTACTGCGCGGGCGTCGGGCAGCACCAGATGTGGGCCAGCCAGTTCATCTCGTACGAGAAGCCGGCCACCTGGCTCAACTCCGGCGGCCTGGGCACCATGGGCTACGCCGTGCCGGCCGCCATGGGCGCCAAGACCGGCAAGCCGGACACGGTGGTGTGGGCGATCGACGGCGACGGCTGCTTCCAGATGACCAACCAGGAGCTGGCCACCTGCGCGCTGGAGGGCATCCCGATCAAGGTCGCCGTGATCAACAACGGCAACCTGGGCATGGTGCGTCAGTGGCAGACGCTGTTCTACAACGAGCGCTACTCCAACACCGACCTGGGCACGCACAAGCACCGCATCCCCGACTTCGTGAAGCTGGCCGAGGCGCTGGGCTGCATCGGCATGCGCTGCGAGTCCGCCGAGGACGTCGACAAGACCATCGAGGCGGCCATGGCGATCAACGACGCCCCCGTCGTGATCGACTTCGTGGTCGGCAAGGACGCCATGGTGTGGCCGATGGTGGCCGCCGGCACCAGCAACGACGAGATCCAGTTCGCCCGCGGCGTCCGCCCGAACTTCGACGAGGACGACATCTGA
- a CDS encoding bifunctional diguanylate cyclase/phosphodiesterase, translating to MDLPPGLAIAVLASVVTAVPAVWAMATNRLADQQGLVVRANRLCAGALVLYAVAAPIAWLHTMRWDDGWDDRVGSRIMLGGLLGLPASVAALLLVAALLEITDQVVGDGARLRLMLESLMGASALFIVLWTVLLSIHPHGHGMNTAVPKTCMPVLMATVLTCVVVGLSVVLVVRAQLRRGPLLRHSAGAALASVGMTSVALGACAGWALLVVLGGLMIPAGAALWFVGPAPQPRSHDTESASPSSGLATGLVPVLAISFVAVHGYTQSQGIEMVTALVGISNGFFMAGRQYLAILDVRRANQRLADSESHFRELAHTDPLTGLANRRGLLRTLYLDAVNGPPCVLLTLDLDGFKNVNDMRGHDVGDAVLIEVGQRLRLNLRPGDLAARLGGDEFAVLMWAKQAEAAKVAQRLLTVLARPYQHGAADIFLSASIGLAGCAEADTVPTLLRNADLALRSAKQRGKNRVELYDEVYDRQLRERTAIEHALRTAIARNEFSLVYQPVVALPKLGIVGAEALIRWKHPELGQVSPLDFIPIAEETGQIEALGAWVLSTACRQLSRWVADGHDVWVSVNISPRELHSSRYVTGVKEVLRQHGVAPSRLVLEVTEHAVATDVDEFQRALTALRALGVRIALDDFGAGYSSLGQLRNMPVDILKIDRSLVIDGPTDQGPGAPMVDVVVRLGQRLGLQVIAEGMSETQHRKLVEATGCPYGQGQLFGMGVPAEHLEAMLVASSTGGQAGQSGQPRPSGVPKPSGNPVRTMGLHGLVGGGTERHDTAVPTSGSS from the coding sequence GTGGACCTCCCCCCGGGGCTCGCGATAGCCGTACTGGCGAGCGTGGTGACCGCTGTGCCCGCGGTCTGGGCAATGGCGACCAATCGGCTGGCCGACCAGCAGGGCCTGGTCGTCCGCGCGAACCGGCTGTGCGCCGGCGCGCTGGTTCTCTATGCGGTGGCGGCCCCGATCGCCTGGTTGCACACCATGCGCTGGGACGACGGCTGGGACGACCGGGTCGGCAGCCGCATCATGCTCGGCGGGCTGCTCGGGCTGCCCGCCTCGGTGGCGGCGCTGCTGCTGGTCGCGGCCCTGCTGGAGATCACCGACCAGGTGGTCGGCGACGGGGCCCGGCTGCGCCTGATGCTCGAGTCGCTGATGGGCGCCTCGGCCCTGTTCATCGTGCTGTGGACGGTGCTGCTCAGCATCCACCCGCACGGCCACGGCATGAACACCGCCGTGCCCAAGACGTGCATGCCGGTGCTGATGGCCACCGTGCTCACCTGCGTGGTGGTGGGGTTGAGCGTGGTGCTGGTGGTGCGGGCGCAGCTGCGCCGCGGGCCGCTGCTGCGCCACAGCGCGGGCGCCGCGCTGGCCTCGGTCGGCATGACCTCGGTCGCGCTCGGCGCCTGCGCGGGCTGGGCCCTGCTGGTGGTGCTGGGCGGCCTGATGATCCCGGCGGGCGCGGCGCTGTGGTTCGTCGGCCCGGCGCCGCAGCCGCGCTCCCACGACACCGAGTCGGCCTCGCCGAGCTCGGGCCTCGCCACCGGCCTGGTGCCGGTGCTCGCGATCTCGTTCGTCGCGGTGCACGGATACACCCAGAGCCAGGGCATCGAGATGGTCACGGCGCTGGTCGGCATCTCCAACGGCTTCTTCATGGCGGGGCGGCAGTATCTGGCCATCCTCGACGTGCGCCGGGCCAACCAGCGGCTGGCCGACAGCGAGTCGCACTTCCGGGAGCTGGCCCACACCGACCCGCTGACCGGCCTGGCCAACCGCCGGGGCCTGCTGCGCACGCTGTATCTCGACGCGGTGAACGGTCCGCCGTGCGTGCTGCTCACCCTCGACCTGGACGGCTTCAAGAACGTCAACGACATGCGCGGCCACGACGTGGGCGACGCGGTGCTGATCGAGGTCGGGCAGCGGCTGCGGCTCAACCTGCGCCCCGGCGACCTCGCGGCGCGGCTGGGCGGTGACGAGTTCGCGGTGCTGATGTGGGCCAAGCAGGCCGAGGCGGCCAAGGTCGCCCAGCGCCTGCTGACCGTCCTGGCCCGGCCGTACCAGCACGGCGCGGCCGACATCTTCCTGTCGGCCAGCATCGGCCTGGCCGGGTGCGCCGAGGCCGACACCGTGCCGACGCTGCTGCGCAACGCCGACCTGGCGCTGCGCTCGGCCAAGCAGCGCGGCAAGAACCGGGTCGAGCTCTACGACGAGGTGTACGACCGCCAGCTGCGCGAACGCACCGCCATCGAGCACGCGCTGCGCACCGCGATCGCCCGCAACGAGTTCTCACTGGTCTACCAGCCGGTGGTGGCCCTGCCCAAGCTGGGCATCGTCGGCGCCGAGGCGCTGATCCGGTGGAAGCATCCCGAGCTGGGCCAGGTCAGCCCGCTGGACTTCATCCCGATCGCGGAGGAGACCGGCCAGATCGAGGCACTGGGCGCCTGGGTGCTGTCCACCGCCTGCCGCCAGCTGTCGCGCTGGGTCGCCGACGGCCACGACGTGTGGGTGTCGGTCAACATCTCGCCCCGCGAGCTGCACTCCAGCCGGTATGTCACCGGGGTCAAGGAGGTGCTGCGCCAGCACGGGGTGGCGCCGTCGCGGCTGGTGCTGGAGGTGACCGAGCACGCGGTCGCCACCGACGTCGACGAGTTCCAGCGGGCACTGACGGCGCTGCGGGCGCTCGGGGTGCGCATCGCGCTGGACGACTTCGGGGCGGGATATTCGTCACTCGGGCAGCTGCGCAACATGCCGGTGGACATCCTCAAGATCGACCGGAGCCTGGTCATCGACGGCCCGACCGACCAGGGGCCGGGCGCGCCGATGGTGGACGTCGTGGTGCGCCTGGGCCAGCGGCTGGGCCTCCAGGTGATCGCCGAAGGCATGAGCGAGACGCAGCACCGCAAACTGGTCGAGGCGACGGGCTGCCCGTACGGGCAGGGCCAGCTGTTCGGGATGGGGGTCCCGGCCGAGCACCTGGAGGCGATGCTGGTCGCCTCATCGACCGGGGGGCAGGCCGGGCAGAGCGGCCAGCCGCGCCCGAGCGGGGTGCCGAAACCTTCCGGTAACCCGGTCAGGACGATGGGTCTGCACGGCCTGGTCGGCGGAGGAACCGAACGTCACGACACTGCCGTCCCAACATCCGGGAGTAGTTGA